Proteins encoded together in one Triticum dicoccoides isolate Atlit2015 ecotype Zavitan chromosome 7B, WEW_v2.0, whole genome shotgun sequence window:
- the LOC119335372 gene encoding uncharacterized protein LOC119335372, with protein sequence MATPKRIYSPLSEIPAHLLEQIFLRLPDPEDLARTSAVCVTFRRLVTDGSFLRRFRRLHPPQVLGILDLGGFHPAQPPHRSAPAARALALAADFSFSFLPSHRRWAVQDVRDGRVLLVRKQNMMAGELSMFPDVVVCDPLHRRYVLLPPVPDDLVASVERQDDEFLGWSCEPSFIPPSDEEAALAEETAFRVIWSACCKTNMAVFVFSSSTRQWRAAASQAWSDLVINRKPLYFIRRHLVDGCVYWVSPMNNTDLLVLDTGTMEFSVADLPPGEWSQQDIAIVDAGEGRLGMFCIGDGNASDKSYLCYTIRQNKGESFGEWQMEKISLGSGYRYCIEGGTQKYLILQRIEAQKYLSLTPPIMEFCKLDVRTMQVERICAESCGFSGSKAFIYTNFPPSLLSLPTV encoded by the coding sequence ATGGCGACTCCCAAGAGAATTTACTCGCCTCTGTCGGAGATCCCCGCCCACCTCTTGGAGCAGATATTCCTCCGGCTGCCCGACCCAGAAGACCTCGCCCGCACCTCCGCCGTCTGCGTTACCTTCCGCCGCCTCGTCACCGACGGCTCATTCCTCCGCCGATTCCGTCGCCTCCACCCACCACAAGTCCTCGGCATCCTCGACCTCGGCGGGTTCCACCCCGCTCAGCCGCCTCACCGCTCCGCGCCCGCCGCCCGCGCGCTCGCCCTGGCCGCCGACTTCTCCTTTTCGTTCCTGCCTTCGCACCGCCGATGGGCCGTCCAGGACGTCCGTGACGGCCGCGTCCTCCTCgtccgcaagcaaaacatgatggcCGGGGAGCTCTCGATGTTCCCGGATGTTGTGGTGTGCGACCCCTTGCACCGGCGGTACGTCCTGCTTCCCCCGGTGCCTGACGACCTAGTGGCATCGGTGGAGAGGCAAGATGACGAATTTTTAGGGTGGTCTTGCGAGCCCAGCTTCATCCCACCTAGCGATGAGGAGGCTGCCCTGGCGGAAGAGACGGCGTTCAGAGTGATCTGGTCGGCATGTTGCAAAACCAATATGGCCGTGTTTGTCTTCTCTTCGAGCACTAGGCAATGGCGAGCCGCTGCATCCCAGGCCTGGAGTGATCTGGTCATTAACAGGAAGCCTTTGTATTTTATCAGGCGCCATTTGGTGGACGGATGCGTCTACTGGGTCTCGCCGATGAACAATACAGATTTGCTTGTGCTTGACACCGGGACTATGGAGTTCTCCGTAGCTGACCTCCCACCTGGAGAATGGAGCCAGCAGGATATAGCTATTGTGGATGCAGGGGAAGGCAGGCTTGGGATGTTTTGTATAGGTGATGGAAATGCAAGTGATAAATCTTATCTCTGTTATACCATCAGGCAAAACAAAGGCGAGAGCTTCGGCGAGTGGCAGATGGAGAAAATCTCACTAGGTTCTGGGTATCGGTATTGTATCGAAGGTGGAACACAGAAGTACTTGATCCTACAAAGGATAGAAGCCCAGAAGTACTTATCGCTAACACCACCAATCATGGAATTTTGCAAACTGGATGTCAGGACAATGCAGGTTGAGAGGATTTGTGCTGAATCTTGCGGGTTCTCTGGGTCTAAAGCGTTCATATATACCAACTTCCCACCGTCGTTGTTGTCTTTACCGACAGTATGA